The Acidimicrobiales bacterium genomic sequence GGCCACCGGGGCCATGGGCGCCTATTTCCCGCTGTTCATCCCGATGAGCTACCTCGAGAAGGAGTCCGAGCACCTCGAGGGGTTCAGCCCCGAGCTCGCCGTCGTCACCCACGGCGGGGGCAAGGAGCTGGAGGAGCCGATCGCCGTGCGGCCCACCAGCGAGACGATCATCAACGCCTACTTCTCGAAGTGGATCCAGAGCTACCGCGACCTGCCCCTGCTCGTGAACCAGTGGTGCAACGTCGTGCGCTGGGAGCTGCGGCCCCGGGTGTTCCTGCGGACGACCGAGTTCCTCTGGCAGGAGGGCCACACCGCCCACGCCACCCGTGAGGACGCCAGGGACTACAGCATCCGGATCCTCCGCGACGTCTACACGTCGACGATGGTCGAGGTGCTCGGCGTGCCCGTGCTGCCCGGCCGCAAGACGGCCCGCGAGCGCTTCCCCGGGGCCATCAACAGCTTCACGTGCGAGGGGATGATGGGCGACGGCAAGGCCCTCCAGATGGGGACCAGCCACGAGCTCGGCCAGAACTTCGCCCGCATGTTCGACATCACCTACCTCGACGACCGGGGCGAGCAGGTGCACGTGTGGCAGACGTCGTGGGGGGCGTCGACCCGGCTGATCGGCGGGCTGATCATGGCCCACGGCGACGACGCCGGCCTCCGCCTGCCGCCCCGGCTGGCGCCCGTGCAGGCCGTCGTGCTCGTCGTGCGGGACGAGGGCGGCACCGTCGAGGCGGCCAGGGCGCTGGTCGACGGGCTGGCCGCCGCCGGGATCAGGGCGAAGCTGGACGACGACGTGTCGACCTCGTTCGGCCGGCGGGCCACCGACTGGGAGCTGAAGGGCGTGCCCGTCCGCCTCGAGGTCGGGCCCCGGGACCTGGCCGAGGGCACGGTGACCGTCGCCCGCCGGGACACGAGGACCAAGGAGCAGGTGGCGGTGACCGGGGCCGTCGAGCACACGGTGTCGGCCATGGAGCAGGTGCAGGCCAACCTGCTCTGGCAGGCCACCGAGCGGCGCGACGCGCGCATGCCCGAGGTGTCGACGGTGGACGAGGCGGCCGAGGCCGCGACCGTCGGCTTCGCGAGGATCCCGTGGTCGGTGCTCGGGGAGGAGGGCGAGGCCAAGCTGGCCGAGTCCGCGGTCAGCGTCCGCTGCCTCCAGCGGCCCGACGGCGGCCTCCCGCTCGCCGACGACGAGCCCGACCTCGTGGCCATCGTCGGCCGCGCCTACTAGGCGGGACTGCCGCATCCGGCGCAACCCGCCCCCGCCGGGCTCGGCGTCGGCCGGAGTTCAGCGTCTGTT encodes the following:
- the proS gene encoding proline--tRNA ligase, producing MAKAPVVTPQAEDFPRWYQDVLAKAELAENGPVRGTMVIRPYGFAIWERVQAEIDARIKATGAMGAYFPLFIPMSYLEKESEHLEGFSPELAVVTHGGGKELEEPIAVRPTSETIINAYFSKWIQSYRDLPLLVNQWCNVVRWELRPRVFLRTTEFLWQEGHTAHATREDARDYSIRILRDVYTSTMVEVLGVPVLPGRKTARERFPGAINSFTCEGMMGDGKALQMGTSHELGQNFARMFDITYLDDRGEQVHVWQTSWGASTRLIGGLIMAHGDDAGLRLPPRLAPVQAVVLVVRDEGGTVEAARALVDGLAAAGIRAKLDDDVSTSFGRRATDWELKGVPVRLEVGPRDLAEGTVTVARRDTRTKEQVAVTGAVEHTVSAMEQVQANLLWQATERRDARMPEVSTVDEAAEAATVGFARIPWSVLGEEGEAKLAESAVSVRCLQRPDGGLPLADDEPDLVAIVGRAY